The sequence GAAGGGTATGTGGCACAAAACCTGCGCGATGTTATTTTGATTGCAACAGGTGTTATGCTTTGTATCGTTATACCAGTTATGGCCGCTGTGGTCATTTTTGCGTATAAATATCGCTCAACCAATACCAAGGCTGAATATCTTCCTGATTGGGGCCATTCAACAAAAATTGAAATGTGGATGTGGGGCATTCCAATTGTGGTTGTTGCACTTCTTGCTATCTTGTTGGTTGCTTATACCAATAAATTTGAGCCATCTCATCCGCTTGATGAAAAAGTTGCAGGCAAGGTTGAAGATGCTTTGCAGATTGACGCGGTTGCCATGGATTGGAAGTGGCTCTTTATTTATCCGCAATATGGCGTTGCTTCTATCAACGAAATTTATGCGCCTGTAAAGAAACAAGTTTTCTTACAGCTTTCATCAGAACAATCGGTTAACGCATTTTGGGTCCCATCACTTGGTACTGTTCTTTATGCAATGCCGCAGATGAACGCTAAACTTCACCTTTATACCGAACATGAAAATGTTTATAAAGGTATGTCAGCCAATTATAGTGGCGATGGTTTTGCCAATATGCGTTTTGAGTGGCATTCAGTTTCTCAGCAAAAATTTGATG comes from Bartonella sp. HY038 and encodes:
- the cyoA gene encoding ubiquinol oxidase subunit II, whose amino-acid sequence is MKNLTKILGIVGVFASMLLLSGCDIVVLNPEGYVAQNLRDVILIATGVMLCIVIPVMAAVVIFAYKYRSTNTKAEYLPDWGHSTKIEMWMWGIPIVVVALLAILLVAYTNKFEPSHPLDEKVAGKVEDALQIDAVAMDWKWLFIYPQYGVASINEIYAPVKKQVFLQLSSEQSVNAFWVPSLGTVLYAMPQMNAKLHLYTEHENVYKGMSANYSGDGFANMRFEWHSVSQQKFDDWIAKARASNQALNAERYAELKKNKNNRNFHEPEYFSSVPTDFYYRIVNRCVDGSACNEQLMAKAAAQSLWGELCSVVEPELVVQARDTLSKEPAEAPAH